One Halalkalicoccus sp. NIPERK01 DNA window includes the following coding sequences:
- a CDS encoding transporter, which yields MVRVSSLVMLAGVVLLFVPIPPIATVAGVLVILAGALLRLLTDK from the coding sequence ATGGTTCGTGTTTCGTCACTGGTGATGCTCGCTGGCGTCGTCCTCCTGTTCGTCCCGATCCCGCCAATCGCGACGGTCGCCGGGGTACTCGTGATCCTCGCGGGGGCGCTGTTGCGGCTGTTGACCGACAAGTAG
- a CDS encoding ethanolamine ammonia-lyase reactivating factor EutA — protein sequence MSEELTSVGIDVGTTTTQVVVSDLRIGVPVGEGKLEIVSREIRYRGAIRETPLSGPETVDIDAVARIVEEELAAAGVESSGIETGAVIVTGETARKDNAEALVHRIASEGGEFVAAAAGPALEAILAGRGSGAATRAVESGGTVANADVGGGTTNVALFDADGVRDTRCLDVGGRLVRFDSEGAITGVSEPIRGLVAGLGVDLEPGTEPLSEDLDRLTGAMADCVIDAVTGPPFADRTASLSIGSLPTEPIEVDGVGFTGGVGRLVHGGSSDPFAYDDLGPTLAAAIRERAAELPLLDLDETIRATVVGAGTRTTELSGRTVEVDESLLPLRNLPVTGVGDLPEEGLGTRFEGVLREAADRYRPDEPVVIAIDDVGPLTYDRLTRVAAAVVTAWATAGGDRPHLVLTRQNCAKALGQALRRRSDGRPLAVIDEVGVADGEYLDVGRPLGGGETVPVVVKTLAF from the coding sequence ATGAGCGAGGAACTGACGAGCGTCGGGATCGACGTCGGGACCACGACGACGCAGGTCGTCGTGAGCGACCTGCGGATCGGGGTCCCGGTCGGCGAGGGAAAACTGGAGATCGTCTCGCGCGAGATCAGATATCGGGGGGCGATCCGCGAGACGCCGCTTTCCGGGCCGGAGACGGTCGACATCGACGCGGTCGCCCGGATCGTCGAGGAGGAACTCGCCGCGGCCGGCGTGGAGTCGAGCGGGATCGAGACGGGGGCGGTGATCGTCACCGGCGAAACCGCTCGGAAGGACAACGCCGAGGCGCTGGTCCACCGGATCGCGAGCGAGGGCGGCGAGTTCGTCGCCGCGGCGGCCGGCCCCGCGCTCGAAGCGATCCTCGCGGGGCGGGGCTCGGGGGCGGCGACGCGGGCGGTCGAGAGCGGGGGGACCGTCGCGAACGCGGACGTGGGCGGCGGGACGACCAACGTCGCGCTGTTCGACGCCGACGGCGTTCGCGACACGCGCTGTCTCGACGTCGGCGGACGGCTCGTCCGGTTCGATTCGGAGGGAGCGATCACGGGCGTCTCGGAGCCGATACGGGGACTGGTCGCCGGGCTGGGGGTCGACCTCGAACCCGGCACGGAGCCCTTGAGCGAGGATCTCGACCGGCTGACGGGCGCGATGGCCGACTGCGTGATCGACGCGGTAACGGGCCCGCCGTTCGCGGATCGCACCGCCAGCCTCTCGATCGGATCGCTCCCGACGGAGCCGATCGAGGTCGACGGGGTCGGGTTCACCGGCGGGGTCGGTCGGCTCGTCCACGGGGGGTCGAGCGATCCCTTCGCGTACGACGATCTCGGGCCGACGCTCGCGGCGGCGATCCGCGAACGGGCGGCCGAACTCCCGCTTCTCGACCTCGACGAGACGATCCGGGCCACCGTCGTCGGGGCGGGAACGCGGACGACGGAACTCAGCGGCCGGACGGTCGAGGTCGACGAGTCGCTGCTCCCGCTTCGGAATCTCCCGGTGACGGGCGTCGGCGACCTCCCCGAGGAGGGCCTCGGAACGCGCTTCGAGGGGGTGCTCCGGGAGGCGGCCGACCGGTACAGACCGGACGAACCCGTCGTGATCGCGATCGACGACGTCGGCCCGCTGACCTACGACCGGCTCACGCGGGTCGCGGCGGCGGTCGTGACGGCGTGGGCCACGGCCGGCGGCGATCGGCCGCATCTGGTTCTCACCCGGCAGAACTGCGCGAAGGCGCTCGGGCAGGCGCTCCGGCGGCGATCCGACGGCCGGCCGCTCGCCGTCATCGACGAGGTCGGCGTCGCCGACGGCGAGTACCTCGACGTCGGGCGCCCCCTCGGCGGCGGCGAAACGGTTCCCGTCGTGGTGAAGACGCTGGCGTTCTGA
- the eutC gene encoding ethanolamine ammonia-lyase subunit EutC gives MSRETKEGGIDGPRDAELLDRIRERNPSRLGVGRAGSRPRTDTLLDFRADHGIARDAVLTSVDEGFIEEMGLVKIGTLVEDTEEYLARPDRGREISAETAEYLREHCEEGPEVQVIVADGLSSSAVEANVPELLPILLDGLVDRDLRVGTPVFVEYGRVDVMDAIGEELEAECCVILIGERPGLASAESLSAYLVYGPERGGPTAKKSVISNIHRGGLPPVEAGAQLVDLIAEMCERERSGIDLREDDREFVAE, from the coding sequence ATGAGTAGAGAAACGAAGGAAGGGGGGATCGACGGACCGCGGGATGCCGAGTTGCTCGACCGGATCAGGGAGCGAAACCCCTCGCGGCTGGGGGTCGGGCGGGCCGGATCGCGCCCGCGGACCGACACGCTGCTCGACTTTCGGGCCGACCACGGAATCGCCCGCGATGCGGTACTCACGAGCGTCGACGAGGGGTTCATCGAGGAGATGGGGCTGGTGAAGATCGGCACGTTGGTCGAGGACACCGAGGAGTACCTCGCGCGACCGGATCGGGGCCGGGAGATCTCCGCGGAAACCGCGGAATACCTCCGCGAGCACTGCGAGGAAGGCCCCGAGGTTCAGGTGATCGTCGCCGACGGACTGAGTTCGAGCGCCGTCGAGGCGAACGTTCCCGAACTGTTGCCGATCCTGCTCGACGGCCTCGTGGACCGCGACCTGCGGGTCGGGACCCCCGTGTTCGTCGAGTACGGCCGCGTCGACGTGATGGACGCGATCGGCGAGGAGCTAGAGGCAGAGTGCTGCGTGATCCTCATCGGCGAGCGTCCCGGCCTCGCGAGCGCCGAGAGCCTGAGCGCGTACCTGGTCTACGGGCCCGAACGTGGCGGGCCGACCGCGAAGAAGTCCGTGATCTCGAACATCCATCGGGGAGGGCTGCCGCCGGTCGAGGCCGGGGCCCAACTCGTCGACCTGATCGCGGAGATGTGCGAGCGCGAGCGAAGCGGGATCGACCTCCGGGAGGACGACCGGGAGTTCGTCGCCGAGTGA
- a CDS encoding ethanolamine ammonia-lyase subunit EutB, with the protein MATTPPEREFDSLRSLLAKANERKTGDELAGIAADSDAERVAAKRALSRVTLRELRENPVVPYEDDEVTRVIQDAVREPIYERIAEWSVGELREFLVDSSTTDREIRAIREGLTSEMIAAVTKLMSNMDLALVSSRMTITAHCNTTIGEPGTLSFRLQPNDPADDVENVLDSTREGLSYGAGDAVIGVNPVVDSAENTAAILEATHEFIEEWEVPTQNCCLSHVTTQMEAVRKGAPADMLFQSLAGTESGNEEFGIDVSLLGEADDLARRRCRSSGPNVWYFETGQGAELSGDAHEGVDQLTLESRCYGLAKRYDPFLLNTVVGFIGPEYLYDGRQVIRAGLEDVFMGKLHGIPMGIDACYTNHMEADQNDVETLSILLAAAGSNYFITVPMGDDVMLNYQSNSYHDAAALRELFGLDPIEPFGEWLREMGITENGRLTERAGDPTVFA; encoded by the coding sequence ATGGCCACGACACCGCCCGAGCGGGAGTTCGACTCCCTTCGAAGCCTGTTGGCGAAGGCCAACGAGCGAAAGACCGGCGACGAACTCGCCGGGATCGCCGCCGACTCCGACGCCGAGCGGGTCGCCGCGAAGCGGGCGTTGAGCCGGGTGACGCTCCGCGAACTGCGGGAGAACCCGGTCGTCCCGTACGAGGACGACGAGGTGACGCGGGTCATTCAGGACGCCGTCCGCGAGCCGATCTACGAGCGAATCGCCGAGTGGTCCGTCGGGGAGCTCCGGGAGTTCCTCGTCGATTCATCCACCACCGACCGCGAGATCCGGGCGATACGGGAGGGACTGACCAGCGAGATGATCGCCGCGGTGACGAAGCTCATGTCGAACATGGACCTGGCGCTCGTCTCCTCGCGCATGACGATCACCGCGCACTGTAACACGACCATCGGCGAGCCCGGCACCCTCTCCTTTCGATTGCAGCCCAACGACCCCGCCGACGACGTCGAGAATGTCCTCGATTCGACCCGCGAGGGGCTCTCGTACGGCGCGGGCGACGCGGTGATCGGCGTCAACCCCGTCGTCGACAGCGCCGAGAACACGGCGGCGATCCTCGAAGCGACCCACGAGTTCATCGAGGAGTGGGAGGTCCCGACGCAGAACTGCTGTCTCTCGCACGTCACCACGCAGATGGAGGCCGTTCGGAAAGGGGCGCCCGCCGACATGCTGTTCCAGAGCCTCGCGGGCACCGAGTCCGGAAACGAGGAGTTCGGGATCGACGTGTCGCTGCTCGGCGAGGCCGACGACCTCGCCCGGCGGCGCTGTCGCTCCTCGGGACCGAACGTCTGGTACTTCGAGACCGGCCAGGGCGCGGAGCTCTCGGGCGACGCCCACGAGGGGGTCGATCAGCTCACGCTGGAATCGCGGTGTTACGGGCTCGCGAAGCGCTACGACCCGTTCCTCCTCAACACCGTGGTGGGCTTCATCGGCCCCGAGTACCTCTACGACGGCCGGCAGGTGATCCGCGCGGGCCTGGAGGACGTGTTCATGGGCAAGCTACACGGGATCCCGATGGGGATCGACGCCTGCTACACCAACCACATGGAGGCCGACCAGAACGACGTCGAGACCCTCTCGATCCTGCTCGCCGCGGCCGGCTCGAACTACTTCATCACCGTGCCGATGGGCGACGACGTCATGCTCAACTACCAATCGAACAGCTACCACGACGCGGCGGCGCTCCGGGAGCTGTTCGGCCTCGACCCGATCGAACCCTTCGGGGAGTGGCTCCGCGAGATGGGCATCACCGAGAACGGACGGCTGACCGAGCGGGCCGGCGACCCGACGGTGTTCGCGTGA
- a CDS encoding tripartite tricarboxylate transporter substrate binding protein: protein MTHDTDTGRRSFLKVAGAGAAIGLAGCSSLTPDEGTGGDSNGSTEFPTQDVEMICPWAEGGGTDRTARMLADLVQDELDASAYVTNQTGGSGSVGFNAIATADADGHTVGVLTVEIATIEHLGVADVSHEDVGSVMQYNFDPAALTVHQDAPYGTLEEFVDYARDNPGEIAVSNSGTGAIWHLSAAGFAREAGIELDHVGYDGAAPATEAVLGGEAAATTSSAAEVAPQVQDGPLEMLAFFGEERHPLFEDVPTLVESGYDFTMGAWRGLGVPTGVDDAVVQQIHDAYRAVYESEEFSQFMDDNGFGMVYRDTEEFEAFMREEYDRFGALIDDLGLSG, encoded by the coding sequence ATGACACACGACACCGACACCGGCAGGCGTTCGTTTCTGAAGGTAGCGGGGGCGGGGGCGGCGATCGGGCTCGCGGGGTGTTCGTCGCTCACGCCCGACGAGGGGACGGGCGGCGACTCGAACGGATCGACGGAGTTCCCGACGCAGGACGTCGAGATGATCTGTCCGTGGGCCGAGGGCGGCGGGACCGACCGGACCGCGCGGATGCTAGCGGATCTGGTCCAGGACGAACTCGACGCGTCGGCGTACGTCACCAACCAGACGGGCGGATCGGGCAGCGTCGGCTTCAACGCGATCGCCACCGCCGACGCGGACGGCCACACGGTCGGCGTCCTCACCGTCGAGATCGCGACGATCGAGCACCTGGGGGTCGCGGACGTCAGCCACGAGGACGTCGGATCGGTGATGCAGTACAACTTCGACCCGGCGGCGCTGACGGTCCACCAGGACGCGCCCTACGGGACCCTGGAGGAGTTCGTCGACTACGCCCGGGACAACCCCGGCGAGATCGCCGTCTCGAACTCGGGAACGGGCGCGATCTGGCACCTCTCGGCCGCCGGGTTCGCGCGCGAGGCGGGGATCGAACTCGACCACGTCGGCTACGACGGCGCGGCCCCGGCGACCGAGGCGGTGCTCGGCGGCGAGGCCGCCGCGACGACCTCGAGCGCGGCGGAGGTCGCCCCGCAGGTCCAGGACGGCCCCCTCGAGATGCTCGCCTTCTTCGGCGAGGAGCGCCACCCGCTGTTCGAGGACGTGCCGACGCTGGTGGAGTCGGGCTACGACTTCACGATGGGCGCGTGGCGCGGCCTCGGCGTCCCGACCGGCGTCGACGACGCGGTCGTCCAGCAGATCCACGACGCCTACCGCGCGGTCTACGAGTCCGAGGAGTTCTCGCAGTTCATGGACGACAACGGGTTCGGCATGGTGTACCGCGACACCGAGGAGTTCGAGGCGTTCATGCGCGAGGAGTACGACCGCTTCGGCGCCCTCATCGACGACCTCGGGCTGAGCGGGTAA
- a CDS encoding tripartite tricarboxylate transporter TctB family protein translates to MGVELRHTDALGAGLWLLLAGAVFALSAGFPAGPGETGPAFYPRVIAGLIALFAVVQLVRSLAGDPRAHEITLGSTRRVVGVAVGVLAYVLLLPWLGFVVATALFLVVGMRYSGVDSPLRIGVVAVGLTLGLHYVFGVFLRIPLPESPFYSVARLLPALVGAF, encoded by the coding sequence ATGGGCGTCGAGCTACGCCACACCGACGCGCTCGGAGCCGGCCTGTGGTTGCTGCTCGCGGGGGCCGTCTTCGCCCTGTCGGCGGGGTTCCCCGCCGGGCCCGGCGAGACGGGCCCCGCGTTCTACCCCCGCGTGATCGCGGGCCTGATCGCGCTGTTCGCCGTCGTCCAACTGGTTCGGAGCCTCGCCGGCGACCCGCGGGCGCACGAGATCACGCTCGGGTCGACGAGACGCGTGGTGGGCGTGGCGGTGGGGGTGCTCGCGTACGTCCTCCTGCTGCCGTGGCTGGGGTTCGTCGTCGCGACGGCCCTGTTTCTCGTCGTCGGTATGCGCTACTCGGGGGTCGACTCGCCGCTCCGGATCGGCGTCGTCGCCGTCGGCCTGACGCTGGGGCTCCACTACGTCTTCGGCGTCTTCCTGCGGATCCCGCTGCCCGAGAGCCCGTTCTACTCGGTGGCGCGGCTGTTGCCCGCGCTCGTGGGGGCGTTCTGA
- a CDS encoding tripartite tricarboxylate transporter permease, with product MLDGLIEGASLVFQPLAFALILLGVFVGIVMGSIPGMTATMTVAVLVSFTFGMSPTEGMMLLLGIYGGALYAGSIPAILIRTPGTPSAAATIFDGFPLAERGKAGNAIGIATVASFVGGAVSVLLITFLSPQIADVALAFGSPEYFALAFFGLTIIASVSDGSIVKGMLSGLLGMLIATVGLDPNMGYPRFTFEVTALTAGIEFIAVMIGLFGLAEGFDRYREGIDTVSVTQTVRGITPSLEDLRAIRNVTLGSSLAGAFIGAIPGAGGDIAAFVTYNEAKRWVTDAVPAFGEGNVRGVAAAEAGNNASTAGALVPTLTLGIPGDSVTAILIGALLVHGIRPGPGLFENEPGLVFSIFVGFFVVYVVILLAGLLGAHLWVRLINVPAKYLWPSIFVLCVVGAFAVRGGIFDVWAMVAAGVLGYVLRLDGYPLAPMVLGLILGPIAEANLRRSLEISNGSLDIIYTSPIAVAILLLSVVSLFSPVVADRWA from the coding sequence ATGCTCGACGGACTGATCGAGGGGGCGTCGCTCGTCTTCCAGCCGCTGGCGTTCGCGCTGATCCTGCTCGGCGTGTTCGTCGGCATCGTGATGGGGTCGATCCCGGGGATGACCGCCACGATGACCGTCGCGGTGCTCGTCTCCTTTACCTTCGGCATGAGCCCGACCGAGGGGATGATGCTCCTGCTCGGGATCTACGGCGGGGCGCTGTATGCGGGGTCGATCCCGGCGATCCTGATCCGCACGCCCGGAACGCCGAGCGCCGCGGCGACGATCTTCGACGGCTTCCCCCTCGCCGAGCGGGGGAAGGCGGGCAACGCCATCGGGATCGCGACGGTCGCCTCGTTCGTCGGCGGGGCGGTCAGCGTGCTCCTCATCACGTTCCTCTCGCCCCAGATCGCAGACGTCGCGCTGGCCTTTGGCTCGCCGGAGTACTTCGCGCTGGCGTTCTTCGGGCTGACGATCATCGCCAGCGTCAGCGACGGCTCGATCGTCAAGGGGATGCTCTCGGGGCTGTTGGGGATGCTGATCGCGACCGTCGGGCTCGACCCCAACATGGGCTATCCCCGCTTCACCTTCGAGGTCACGGCGCTGACCGCGGGCATCGAGTTCATCGCCGTGATGATCGGCCTGTTCGGCCTCGCCGAGGGGTTCGACCGGTATCGCGAGGGAATCGACACCGTCTCGGTCACCCAGACGGTCAGGGGCATCACCCCGAGCCTCGAGGACCTCCGGGCGATCAGGAACGTCACCCTCGGGTCGAGCCTCGCGGGCGCGTTCATCGGCGCGATCCCCGGCGCGGGCGGCGACATCGCGGCGTTCGTCACCTACAACGAGGCCAAACGCTGGGTGACCGACGCCGTCCCGGCGTTCGGCGAGGGCAACGTCAGGGGCGTCGCCGCCGCGGAGGCGGGCAACAACGCCAGCACCGCCGGCGCGCTCGTCCCGACGCTCACGCTGGGGATCCCCGGCGACTCGGTGACCGCGATCCTGATCGGGGCGTTGCTCGTCCACGGCATCCGGCCCGGCCCCGGCCTCTTCGAGAACGAACCGGGGCTCGTGTTCTCGATCTTCGTCGGCTTCTTCGTCGTCTACGTGGTGATCCTCCTCGCGGGCCTGCTCGGCGCGCACCTCTGGGTCCGCCTGATCAACGTCCCCGCGAAGTACCTCTGGCCGTCGATCTTCGTCCTCTGTGTCGTCGGGGCCTTTGCCGTCCGGGGCGGGATCTTCGACGTCTGGGCGATGGTCGCCGCGGGCGTGCTCGGGTACGTATTGCGACTCGACGGCTACCCGCTCGCCCCGATGGTGCTCGGGCTGATCCTCGGGCCGATCGCCGAGGCCAACCTCCGGCGCTCGCTCGAGATCTCCAACGGCTCGCTCGATATCATCTACACCAGTCCGATCGCCGTGGCGATCCTGCTGCTGTCGGTCGTCTCGCTGTTCTCGCCGGTCGTCGCGGACCGATGGGCGTAG
- a CDS encoding metal-dependent hydrolase → MWPWEHAALAYVLYSALTRRRGRSPGDVATLWVLVASQLPDLIDKPLAWTFGVVHSGRMLAHAPVVAVPLCVLVYWYFSRRSTPEYGVAFGVGYLSHVAGDAVGSALVGEYAYARFLLWPLVSVPVDDQESVLGEVVDGLSPSPWLLVSGLVGVAVVGLWIADGKPGLGTFRRERSGSWRRDG, encoded by the coding sequence ATGTGGCCGTGGGAACACGCGGCGCTCGCGTACGTCCTGTACTCGGCGCTGACGCGGCGTCGGGGCCGGTCGCCGGGCGACGTCGCGACGCTCTGGGTGCTGGTGGCGAGTCAGTTGCCGGACCTGATCGACAAGCCGCTGGCGTGGACCTTCGGGGTCGTCCACTCGGGGCGGATGCTCGCCCACGCGCCGGTCGTCGCGGTGCCGCTCTGTGTACTCGTCTACTGGTACTTCTCGCGGCGCTCGACGCCGGAGTACGGCGTCGCTTTCGGCGTGGGCTACCTCTCGCACGTCGCGGGCGACGCCGTCGGATCGGCGCTGGTCGGCGAGTACGCCTACGCGCGATTCCTGCTCTGGCCGCTGGTGTCGGTTCCCGTCGACGACCAGGAGAGCGTCCTCGGCGAGGTGGTCGACGGCCTCTCGCCGTCGCCGTGGCTGCTGGTCTCAGGGCTCGTCGGGGTGGCGGTCGTCGGCCTGTGGATCGCGGACGGCAAACCCGGCCTCGGCACCTTTCGGCGGGAACGGTCGGGTTCGTGGCGACGGGACGGGTGA
- the glmS gene encoding glutamine--fructose-6-phosphate transaminase (isomerizing): MCGIIGYAGNGRDREVLDVLLTGLSGLEYRGYDSAGIALADEAISVYKSEGELEELEAVLDGQDVPTVPVGIGHTRWSTHGPPSDRNAHPHADCDSQVAIVHNGIIENYEPLREELAADGHTFYSETDTEVVPHLIERYLDEGLDHESAFRTAVSRLEGSYALAAVFEGSETIYATRQDSPLVLGLSEEGTYLASDVPAFIQYTDQVIYLEDGQFAALRDDDIVVTDAEGRVVEPPVETIEWDAEDAGKSGYDHYMLKEINEQPRSLRQCLRGRVDELEGSVTIEELDGLATPERVQFVACGTSYHAALYGELTLRERGVQAQTFMASEYDRSSVPIDDDTLVIGVTQSGETADTLRALRQAGRAGATTLAVTNVVGSSAARECDYTMYIRAGPEIGVAATKTFASQQTALTLLADVIEDGERRDLLGALRDLPDDVQAILDNSGARKIAAEYEDAGAYFFIGRGYNYPVALEGALKMKEITYKHAEGFAAGELKHGPLALVTGETPIFAVVTGDDERATKTIGNVKEVEARGAPVIAVTDGQSDVERYADHVLSIPRTHGRVGPILANVQLQLVSYWLANRLDRSIDKPRNLAKSVTVE; encoded by the coding sequence ATGTGTGGAATCATCGGCTACGCCGGCAACGGACGCGACAGGGAGGTGCTCGACGTCCTGCTGACGGGGCTGTCGGGGCTGGAGTATCGGGGCTACGACTCGGCGGGGATCGCGCTCGCCGACGAGGCGATCTCGGTCTACAAGAGCGAGGGCGAACTCGAGGAACTCGAGGCGGTCCTCGACGGTCAGGACGTCCCGACCGTCCCCGTGGGGATCGGCCACACCCGCTGGAGCACCCACGGCCCGCCCTCCGATCGCAACGCCCACCCCCACGCCGACTGCGACTCACAGGTGGCGATCGTCCACAACGGCATCATCGAGAACTACGAACCGCTGCGCGAGGAACTGGCGGCCGACGGCCACACCTTCTACAGCGAGACCGACACCGAGGTCGTCCCGCACCTGATCGAACGCTACCTCGACGAGGGGCTGGACCACGAATCGGCGTTCCGAACGGCCGTCTCCCGGCTGGAGGGGAGCTACGCGCTCGCGGCCGTCTTCGAGGGCTCGGAGACGATCTACGCCACCCGACAGGACTCCCCGCTCGTGTTGGGCCTCTCCGAGGAGGGGACCTACCTCGCGAGCGACGTCCCCGCGTTCATCCAGTACACGGATCAGGTGATCTACCTCGAGGACGGCCAGTTCGCCGCGCTCCGAGACGACGACATCGTCGTCACCGACGCCGAGGGACGGGTGGTGGAACCGCCGGTCGAGACCATCGAGTGGGACGCCGAGGACGCCGGCAAGAGCGGCTACGACCACTACATGCTCAAGGAGATCAACGAACAACCCCGCTCGCTGCGCCAGTGTCTACGCGGCCGGGTCGACGAACTCGAGGGGAGCGTGACCATCGAGGAACTCGACGGCCTGGCGACCCCCGAGCGGGTGCAGTTCGTCGCCTGTGGCACCTCGTATCACGCCGCGCTCTACGGCGAACTCACGCTGCGCGAACGGGGCGTCCAGGCCCAGACGTTCATGGCCAGCGAGTACGACCGCTCGTCGGTACCGATCGACGACGACACCCTGGTGATCGGCGTCACCCAGAGCGGCGAGACCGCCGATACGTTGAGAGCGCTCAGACAGGCCGGACGGGCGGGCGCGACGACCCTCGCGGTGACGAACGTCGTCGGCTCCTCGGCCGCCCGCGAGTGCGATTACACGATGTACATCCGGGCGGGCCCCGAGATCGGCGTCGCCGCCACCAAGACCTTCGCGAGCCAGCAGACCGCGCTGACCCTGCTCGCCGACGTCATCGAGGACGGCGAGCGCCGCGACCTGCTGGGGGCGCTGCGGGACCTGCCCGATGACGTCCAGGCCATCCTCGACAACTCGGGGGCCCGAAAGATCGCCGCCGAGTACGAGGACGCCGGGGCGTACTTCTTCATCGGTCGGGGGTACAACTACCCGGTCGCGCTCGAGGGCGCGCTGAAGATGAAGGAGATCACGTACAAACACGCCGAGGGGTTCGCGGCGGGCGAACTCAAACACGGCCCGCTCGCGCTCGTGACGGGGGAGACGCCGATCTTCGCCGTAGTGACCGGCGACGACGAGCGCGCGACCAAGACCATCGGCAACGTCAAGGAGGTCGAGGCCCGCGGCGCGCCCGTGATCGCCGTGACCGACGGCCAGTCCGACGTCGAGCGCTACGCCGATCACGTCCTCTCGATCCCCCGGACCCACGGCCGGGTCGGCCCGATCCTCGCGAACGTCCAACTCCAACTGGTGTCGTACTGGCTCGCCAACCGCCTCGACAGGTCGATCGACAAACCGCGCAACCTCGCCAAGAGCGTCACCGTCGAGTAG
- a CDS encoding sugar phosphate nucleotidyltransferase, producing the protein MDTLPAVVLAAGEGKRLRPLTRHRPKPMLPAANKPILAYVFDGLIEAGVSEITVVVGYGRSRVQDHFGPTYRNVPLTYVVQEKQLGSGHALLSVENRFDEPFLVVYGDQILDAGIIEDVIGTTGEGAATLGVLDHNRVEHYGGVIMHGDRVVELVERPTDERKYRLNAGVYGLGPRIFEAIRNAEPRDGEHSLIDALSWLVDSEAEVRGTVTDGLWVDATYPWDLLEVTRDLTEAGLVGGTREARIDDSAIVHETATIRDPVVIGADAEVGAGTVLGPYTCLGENVTVESSAVVEGSLLDSDTRVGPNATLVDCVTGQGVHIGAGVTVPGGPGDVRVGDRVFERERLGALFADRVEIGGASSFAPGTMVGPDATVRTGAHVDGPIAEETEVR; encoded by the coding sequence ATGGATACGTTGCCTGCAGTCGTGCTCGCCGCCGGGGAGGGGAAACGACTGCGCCCCCTGACGCGCCACCGGCCCAAACCGATGCTGCCCGCGGCGAACAAGCCGATCCTCGCGTACGTCTTCGACGGGTTGATCGAGGCCGGCGTCAGCGAGATCACGGTCGTCGTCGGCTACGGACGGAGCCGCGTCCAGGACCACTTCGGGCCGACCTACCGGAACGTCCCGCTGACCTACGTCGTCCAGGAGAAGCAACTGGGCTCGGGCCACGCGCTGCTCTCGGTCGAGAACCGGTTCGACGAGCCGTTCCTCGTCGTCTACGGCGACCAGATCCTCGACGCGGGGATCATCGAGGACGTGATCGGGACGACAGGGGAGGGGGCGGCCACGCTGGGCGTGCTCGATCACAACCGCGTCGAACACTACGGCGGCGTGATCATGCACGGCGACCGGGTGGTCGAACTCGTCGAGCGGCCGACCGACGAGCGAAAGTACCGGCTCAACGCCGGCGTCTACGGCCTCGGCCCGCGGATCTTCGAGGCGATCCGGAACGCCGAACCGCGCGACGGCGAACACTCGCTGATCGACGCGCTGTCGTGGCTGGTCGACTCCGAGGCCGAAGTGAGGGGGACGGTCACCGACGGGCTGTGGGTCGATGCGACCTACCCGTGGGACCTGCTGGAGGTCACGCGGGACCTGACGGAGGCGGGTCTCGTCGGGGGGACGCGCGAGGCCCGCATCGACGACAGCGCGATCGTCCACGAGACGGCGACCATCCGCGACCCGGTCGTGATCGGGGCCGACGCCGAGGTCGGGGCCGGGACCGTCCTCGGGCCGTACACCTGTCTGGGCGAGAACGTCACCGTCGAGTCGAGCGCGGTCGTCGAGGGGTCGCTGCTGGATTCCGATACCAGAGTCGGGCCGAACGCGACGCTCGTCGACTGCGTCACCGGGCAGGGGGTTCACATCGGCGCGGGCGTGACCGTGCCGGGCGGGCCGGGCGACGTCCGCGTCGGCGACCGGGTGTTCGAACGCGAGCGCCTCGGCGCGCTGTTCGCCGACCGGGTCGAGATCGGCGGGGCGTCGTCGTTCGCCCCCGGGACGATGGTCGGGCCGGACGCGACCGTGCGGACGGGCGCGCACGTCGACGGACCGATCGCCGAGGAGACGGAGGTACGATAA
- the msrB gene encoding peptide-methionine (R)-S-oxide reductase MsrB — translation MSDQSMPASDAEWRERLSDEQYRVLREAGTECPFSGEYVDRFEDGTYRCAGCGNELFDSGTKFEHGCGWPSFYDADEGAVEFREDHSHGMERVEVVCAECGGHLGHVFEDGPEPTGERYCINSVALEFDGQ, via the coding sequence ATGAGCGACCAGTCGATGCCCGCGAGCGACGCCGAGTGGCGCGAGCGACTGAGCGACGAGCAGTACCGCGTCCTGCGCGAGGCGGGGACCGAATGCCCCTTCTCGGGCGAGTACGTCGACCGCTTCGAGGACGGCACCTACCGGTGTGCGGGCTGTGGCAACGAGCTGTTCGACTCGGGGACGAAGTTCGAACACGGCTGTGGCTGGCCGAGCTTCTACGACGCCGATGAGGGCGCCGTCGAGTTCCGCGAGGACCACAGCCACGGGATGGAGCGGGTAGAAGTCGTCTGTGCGGAGTGTGGCGGCCATCTGGGCCACGTCTTCGAGGACGGACCCGAGCCCACGGGGGAACGCTACTGCATCAACTCCGTCGCCCTCGAGTTCGACGGTCAGTGA